The genomic stretch CGGCGCTGCGGTAGGCCAGGGCCGCTGCTGGGGGGTTCACCTGCGCGAAGCCGGTGGCGCTGATTCCCAGCTGCACGTCCCCGAAGTCCTCCTGGATCTCGCTCTCGCCGGCAATGAGCTGCACGCCCGCGCTGAAGCGCCGCCCGGCGGGGACGGCCAGCGACACGCCCACCACACCGGCGTCCATCAGGTGGTCGCTGGCCCGCAGGTACACCTTCGGCTCGCCCGCGCCGATCAGGGCGGCGACGACCTCGCCGGTGCGGCGGCTGGCCCGGAACGCGACCTCGGTGGCCGGGTCGAGGCGCAGGGGATCGAGCTTCTGCACGACCTCCGTGATCCGCGCCATGACCAGCGGATCGTCCAGCACGACCTGAGCGTCGCTGCTGCGGCGCTCGCGGTAGCCCAGGCCATGCGGGGTGATCAGGTACTGCGCCGTGTTGCGGTAGTGCCACGCCTCGGGGCTGGGCACCGTGTCGCCCACATCGTGCCGGAGCTTGCCGATACGGGTCAGGGCCTCCTCGACGAAGCCGCGCTTGTACACGAGCTGCGCGTCGTAGGCGGCGTGCGCGAGGTCGGCGGTGGGCAGCGAGGGGCCGTCGACCCGGTCTGGACTGCGGCGCAGCACCTCCTGGACGCGGCCCTGGCGCACGCCCTTGCCGGTGCGCAGCGTGACGGTCACGCGCTCGCCGGGCAGCGCGCCGCGCACCAGCACCACGCCGGAGTCGTCGCGCGCCAGGCCCAGCCCTCCCGCGACGAGTTTCTCGATTTCCAGCGTGATCAGGGGCTCAGACATACCGCACAGGGTAGCGCCGAAAGGCCGTGGCAATTCGGAACGGCGGATTAACGCCCCTCTGTCCGCCCTGGCCTAGCGTGGCACCATGACGACTCCCGATGCCCGGCCCACCGCGCCGTCCGTGCTGGTCGTGGAGGACGATCCCGGCATCCGCGAGTACCTCCTGCTGGGCCTGCACTACGAGGGCTTCCGCGTACGCACCGCCGCCACCGGCTCCGAGGCCCTCGCCGAGGCGGGCCGCGAGGAGCCCGACGTCCTGCTGCTGGACGTCATGCTGCCGGGTCTGGACGGCTTCGCGGTGCTGCGGGCCCTGCGCGAGCGCTCGCAGGTGCCGGTGCTCATGCTGACCGCCCGCGACGGCGTGGACGACCGGATCGCCGGCCTGACCGGCGGCGCGGACGACTATCTGGTCAAGCCCTTCCACTTCGGTGAGCTGGTCGCACGGGTGCATGCCCTGCTGCGCCGCACCCAGCCCGAGCGCGGCCGGACGCTGGGTTACGCGGACGTGACCCTGGACACCGAGCTGCGCGAGGCGACCCGCGCCGGGCGTCCGCTGGAGCTGAGTCCCCGCGCCCTGGGCCTGCTGGAGGCGCTGCTGCGCCACCCGGAACGGGCGCTGTCCAAGTCCCTGCTGCTGGACACCGTGTGGGGGCCATCGTTCCTGGGCGACGACAACATCGTCGAGGTCTACGTGCGCCAGCTGCGCCGCGCCCTGGGCGATCCGGAACTGATCCACACGGTGCGCGGCGTGGGCTACGCGCTGCGGCTGCGCGGCACGTGACCACGCCGGGGCCGGCATGACGCTGCGGGCCCGGCTGCTGGCGCTGCTGGTGGTCGTCCTGCTGGCCGCCTTCGGGCTGGCGGGCACGGCCGTCACGCTGGGGGTGCGGGCCTCGGCGTGGGCACAGGCCGAGCAGACCGTCACCCGCGCCCTGGCAGGCGTGAATCTTGCTGGGGCCGGCGTGGACGGACAGGACACCCGGCTGGGCGTGTGGTACCGCCGCCTGTCGGAGGAGGCGCTGGGCCTGCGCACGCGCGGCACGCTGATCCTGCCGGACGGGCGCACCTACGGCACGGATTCGGGGTCGGATGCCGTGGACGCCGCCGCCGTGGCCCGGGCCCGCCGGGACGGGCAGGCGGTCAGCGGAATCACACGGCTCGTGAGCACGCCGGGCGGCACGGTGCTGGCCCTGGACGTGCCCCGCGCCGAGGTGGACGGCCTGGCCCGGCGCACCGCCGGGATCTTCGCGGGTGTGGCCGCCGTGACGCTGCTGCTGGCCACCGTGGGCGCGTGGTGGCTGCTGGGCGTGGGCCTGCGCCCCGTGCGCGTCATGGCCCGCCGCGCCGAGGATCTGCACCCTGCCGGCGTGGCGGGCGCGGATCTGGGGGCCAGACTGCCGCTGCCCGGCCCCCACGACGAGGTGCGCTCGCTGGCCGAGAGCCTGAACCGCCTGCTGGCCCGCCTGGAGGACAGCGTGTCGCGCCTGCGCACCGAGGAGGCCCGCACCCGGGCGTTTGCCGCCGACGCCAGCCACGAACTGCGCACGCCCCTGGCCGCGATCGCCGGCAGCCTGGAGGTGCTGGAACGCGCCGGAGACGACCCGGACGTGCGCGGTCGCCTGCACGCCACCCTGCGCCGCGAGACCCGCCGCGCCACCCGGCTCGTCGAGGATCTGCTGACCCTGACCCGCCTGGACGCCGGGGCCGGGCTGCGGCTGGAGGTGCTGGAGCCGTGGCCGCTGCTGCTGGAGACCACCGAGGCCGCCCGGCACCTCGCGCCGCACCTGACGCTGGAGGTACAGGCCGCGCCGGACATGCGCCGCGCCCGCGTGACCGCCGACCGCACGCGCCTGGAAGGGGCCGTGTGGAACCTGCTGCGCAACGCCATGACCGCCACCCCGGCCGGCGGCAGCGTGAACGTCACGCTAGACGGTGACCCCACCACCGTGCGCATTGCGGTGCGCAACCCCGCCCGCCTGCCCGACGAGTTCCGTGCCCGCATGTTCGACCGCTTTGCCCGTGGCCCGGACGCCCCACCGGGCGGCGTGGGCCTGGGGCTGGCGATCGTGCAGGCCACCGCCCGTGCCCACGGCGGCGACGTGGCCGTCACGCAGCACCCGGACGACCTGGAGGTCAGCATCACCCTGCCCCGCGCCAGCCCGTAGGCGCTGGCCGGCATTCAGCGTTCGCTCAGCGGGCGGGGGGCAGGCGTTCAGGTGGGCCGCGCAGACTTCAGGTGTTTCCGAACGCCGCCCAAACATACGCCCCAGTTCTGGTGCGGGCCGGAACGCCGTTCACTCGCCCTCGCCATTCAAGGAGCGTCCCATGACCATCCGTACCCTGATCCTGTCCGCCGCGCTGGCCCTGAGCGCCGGCCCCGCCCTGGCCGCCGGCACCGCCACCACACCCGCCGATCCGCTGGCCCAGACGGCACCGACGGTCCCCGCCACACCCGGCCGCGCCGCGCCCGTGCGCCCCACCCCGCCGGCTCCTGGCACCGACGTGTGTGCCCCCGATCGGCGTGGCCCCGGTGAACGCGGCCCCGGCCTCCGTGGACAGGGTGACCGCCGCCCGACCCCACCGGCACCACCCGCCGGGATGACCACGCCGGGCACGGCGGCCCCGGCCACCCCCGCTGCTGGCAGCGCACCTGGGCGGAGCACGCGCGTCACACCGACGGCTCCTGGCACCGCGACGGCCCCTACGCCACCCGCCGCCGCCCCCGGTCAGGACGCCGGCCCGCGCGGGCCGCGCAGCCGTGGCCCGCGTGCGGCAGACTGCGGCCCGGCTGGAGATCGCGGCCCCCGTAGTCCTGGCATGGCAGCCCCCAGCGGCCGCGCTGATCGCCCCACCGCTCCCGCTCTCTCGGCTGGCCGCGCCACGGCCACCACCCAGGCCGCTGTAGCCCGCATCGACGCCATGCTCGCCCGCACCACCAACGCCAGGGCCCGCGTCTACCTGACCGACGCGAAGGCCCTGGTGCAGGCCGGCAACCTCCGCGCCGCCCGCGCCCTGATCCAGGCCGCCCAGGCGATTTCGCAGCCCGCTGCGCCGACCCCACCCCGCAAATAACCATCCAGACAGAGGGGCGGCCACCGTGAACTGGTGGCCGCCCCTCATCCCGCTTTCCCCTACCCGACCGTCAGATCCCGGTGCATGGCGATCTCGTTGCAGTTCTCAAAGAACGCGCAGCGCTGGCACTCGCTCCAGACCTTCGGGTGCAGGTTGGTCTTGTCGATGCGCGTGAAGCCGCACTTCTCGAAGAAGCTCTGCTGGTACGTCCACGCGAACAGCGCCGGCAGGTCGATGGCCCGCGCCTCGGCCTCGCACGCGGCCACGAGTTGCCGGCCCAGACCGCGTCCCTGGAGGTTCGGGTGGATCGCCAGCCCACGCACCTCGGCCAGATCAGGGGCCAGGAGGTGCAGGCCGCACACGCCGGCCAGTCCGCCGGGTCTGCCCTCGTGGGGCTCGGCGAAGATCAGGTGAAAATCGCGGATGGTCTCGGCCAGCAGCGAGCGCGAGCGCACCAGCATCTGCCCCCGCGCCGCCCAGTAGCCGATCAGCTCATGGATCGCGTCGATGTCCGAGAGCTTCGCCTTACGGGCCGTGAGCGGCGCGTCCGGGTGGACATCCGGCACGGCGATGGAATCCAGGCCCAGCAGGGTCATGCTGAGCCCCCCGCGCGTGCGCGCGTCAGCTCGCGGACAGTTCGCGCATCCACGTGGTGCCGCCCGGCCGGTCGCCCCGGTCGCGGTACGCCTGCACCTGCGGCGCGTCCGGCACCTCGCCCATGACCACGGCCAGCGGCACCTGCGTGAAGCCGAAGGTGCCCCAGTCGCCGCCCTTGGAGAACATGTAGATCGCGCGGTCGCCGCGCCCCTGCGCGTACTCGATGGCGCTCATGACCAGCCGCCGCCCCAGCCCGCCACCCCGCGCCGAGGGAATCACGGCCGCGCCACGCAGCAGGCTCACGCCGTCGCCGTGCTCCAGCCCGATCGCGCCGACCGCCTGATCGCCCCGCTCCAGCACCCAGTACGTGGTGCCCTCGGCCAGCGTGGCGTCGGTGTCCAGCCCGGCCTCGTGGAAGACGCGGGTGACGGTGTCCTTGTCGGCGCTCTGCGCCAGTCGGATGTGCTCCTGGGTCATGGTCATGGGTAGTTCCTCCGGAGAAGGTGCCGGGCTGGACGTCCGTGGGGGCGTCCGGTGCGGCCTGGTTGAGAGTGCGGGCAGAATACACCCGCCCGGGCACGCTGGCGAGGGGGCCACTCATGCCGCGCCGTCACCCACCAGGGTGCGTTTCCACGCCTGCTCGGCGTGGATCCAGCCTTTGGTCAGGCCGCTCACGACCTGCGGGGCCGCCGGCATGGCCGCGATGATCTCGTCCGGCGTGGACGGCACGAAGTCGAAGCGCCGCCAGTAGTTGCCGGCCTCCTCGCTGAACAGGTACACCGCGCGGTTCCCCAGCAGCGACGCCTGCGTCAGCGCCGACGTCACGAGCGCCCGCCCCAGCCCCTGGTTGCGGGCCTCGGGCACCACCGCCGTCGAGCGGATCAAGGACACCCCCGGCCCGTGCTCCAGCCCGATGCACCCGCCGGGCACACCGTCCAGATCGGCGATCCAGTACGTGCAGCCCTCACTCGTCACGCTCCCGGTCGTCAGGCCGCAGCGGGTGAGCAGGTCGCGGATGATGTCGAAGTCCTCCGGGCGGGCCTCGCGGAGCTTCACGTGCATGTCGGTCAGGGTCACGGCGTCGGTCATGGGAGTACCTCGGGTGGAGGGGCGGATGGGGACGGGCACGGAACGGGTCATGGCTTCAGCGCTCCCCGCGCGTTCTCGATGGCCTCCCGCACGCGCTCCGGGGAGGTGCCGCCGAAGCTGGCGCGGTTCTTCACGCTCTCCTGCACGGTCAGCGCCTGTGCGACCTCCGCGTTCAGGAGCGGATGCGCGGCGCGCAGCTCGTCGTCGGTGAGTTCCCACAGCTGCCGCCCGGAGCGTGACGCCGTGCCGACCAGCCCGCCCACGACCTCGTGCGCCTCGCGGAAGGGCACCCCCTGACGGGCCAGGAAGTCCGCGACGTCGGTCGCCGTGCTGTAACCGCGCGCGGCGGCGGCCTCGGTGACCTTCGCGTGCCACACGGTCTTGGGCATCATCTCGGCGTACAGGCGCAGCACGATGGACAGGGTGTCGTACGAGTCGAACACGCCCTCCTTGTCCTCCTGCAAGTCCTTGTTGTACGCCAGCGGCGTGCCCTTCACGACGGTCAGGAGGCCCATCAGGTTCCCGAACACGCGGCCCGCCTTGCCGCGCGCGAGTTCGGACACGTCCGGGTTCTTCTTCTGCGGCATGATGCTGGACCCCGTGGTGTGCGAGTCCGGCAGCGTGAGAAAGCCGAACTCGAAGGTCGAGTACAGGATCAGTTCCTCCGACAGGCGCGACAGGTGCGCCGAGAGGATCGCGCAGGCCGACAGGAACTCCAGCGCGAAGTCCCGGCTGCCCACGCCGTCCAGCGAGTTCGCGGTCGGGCGCGCGAAGCCCAGCGCCGCCGCCGTCGCGTGCCGGTCGATGGGCCACGGCGTTCCCGCCAGCGCCGACGACCCCAGCGGCGACTCGTCCATGCGCGCCGCCGCGTCCCGGAAGCGGCCCTCGTCGCGCTCCAGCATCGCCACGTACGCCATGAACCAGTGGCTCAGCAGGATCGGCTGCGCCACCTGCAGGTGCGTGTACCCCGGCAGGATGACCTCGGCGGCCAGGTGCTTCTCCGCCTCCGCGAGCATCACGGCGCGCAGGGCGCGGGTCTTGCCCGCCAGGTCGAGCGCCGCCTCCTTCGTGAACAGCCGGAAGTCCACGGCCACCTGATCGTTCCGGCTGCGGGCCGTGTGCAGCTTGCCCGCCACCGGCCCGATCCGGTCACGCAGGGCCGCCTCCACGTTCATGTGCACGTCCTCACGGTCGAGCCGCCACTCGAAGTTCCCGGCGCAGATGTCGGCCAGCACCGCGTTCAGGCCGTCCGTGATCTGCGCGACCTCGCCCGAGTCCAGAATTCCGACCTGCCCGAGCATCGCCACGTGCGCCAGCGAGCCCCGGATGTCCTGCTCGGCCAGCCGCTGGTCGAAGCCCACCGAGGCATTGAAGAGTTCCACGAGCCCGTCGGTGGCCTCCGCGAACCGGCCCCCCCAGAGTTTTTTATCCTGCGTGTTCGTCGTCATGTGGTGTCCTCGGTGGGCTGGGGACGTGACCCCTCTCCCCCAGCCCCTCTCCCCTCGGAGAGGGGGGCAGAGATCGGTTTGACCAGCACCACCGGCGGCGGGCTGCTGGGATTCGCGTGGGCGTACGTGTCGCCTGATACGACGTAGCCGAGTTTCTCATAGAAGGGCAGGACGTCCAGATTGAACTGCGACACCGCCAGCAACACGCGCCCGTAGCCGCCCGCGCGGGCGACATGCTCGACCTGCCACACCAGCGCGCGACCCAGGCCGGTGCCGCGGGCGTCCGGCCGGGTCGCCAGCTTGTTCAGCGTCAGGGTGTGTTCGCCGTCCGGCCGGTAGCCGACGCAGCCGACCGCCTCTCCCCTGCCGCCGAGCGCCAGAAAGCCGCCAGAGCCGGGCGAGAACAGCGAACGTTCCAGATCGGCGGGCGTGGTGCGGCTCCAGCTGGAGCGGGGATCCATGCCGGCGGCCATCATCACGGCGTGGAAGTGGGGGATGTCGTCGCGGTTGACGGGGCGAAGGGTCACAACGGCACCTCCGGGATCAGAAGCTTCATTTCCTTCTGCGGCACGAAGCCCAGCCGCTCGTACGTGGGCCGCCCGGCGTCGGACGCCGTGAGGGTCACGGTGTTCACGCCGCGGGCGCGGCACTCGTCCAGTGCGGCCTCCACCAGATGCCGGGCCAGCGCGTGCCCGCGGTGGTCGGGCACGACGTACACATTCAGCAGGTACGCCCGCACCGTCGAGTCCGTGTCCGCATTCGGCGGAAAGTCCTTCCACAGGATGCCGGCCCCCGCCACCACATCTCCGCTGTGCTCGACCAGCAGGCCGGTGTAGCCGCCACCCGCGAGCATCCGCCGATGCCACGCCACGCCCGCATCATGTACCTGCGCCAGCTTTGCCGGGTCGCTGCCCATGTCGGTGAACATGGCCGTGCGTTGAGACTGGATCAGCGCCGCGTCGTGGACGGTGGCGGGGCGCAGGGTGTAACCGGGCGGCAGGGTCACGTCCCCACCCGCCCCGGAATCTGGCCCAGATGGTGCAGGTGATGCCGCACGTAGTCCTCCGCGACGAAGCGCAAAGTGATGCTCTCGCCGCCGCCGATGCTCAGGGTGTGCTCCAGACTGGCAGCGGGCAGCGTAGCGATCACTTGGGCCAGCTGCGTCTGGTATGCGGCCCACAGGGCCAGCACCTCGGCCCACGGACGCTCCTGATACCCGCCCGACGCGACCCACGCGGTCTGGTCGTAGCCGGGCAGCCTCAGGCCGTCCTCGGCGGCGGCGCGGACGAAGCGGGCGTGGTTGTTCACGCCGCTGTCGATCAGGTGGCCCAGGATCTGCTTCGCACTCCACACCCCGGGGGCGGGCTGGTACGACGCCTGGGCCTCGGTCAGCCCCTGGAGGTATGGGAGGTGGTCAGCGACGACCTGGGCCAGGGTCGACACGTCAGACCTTCGCGGGTTGCTGCTCGGCCTGAGCTTCGGCCTTGGCCTTCACGCGGGCCTGGACGCGCATGCGCAGGGCGTTGAGTTTGATGAACGCGCCGGCGTCGTGCTGGTTGTAGTCGCCGCCCGCCTCGAAGGACACCAGATCCTTGTCGTACAGGCTCTGGGGGGCCTTGCGGCCGGCGACGGTGACACTGCCCTTGTAGAGCTTCAGGCGGGCGGTGCCGGTCACGCTGGAGGCCACGTGGTCGAAGTACACCTGCAGCGCCTCGCGTTCGGGGGCGAACCAGAAGCCGTTGTACACGAGTTCCGCATACTTGGGCCCCAGGGCGTCGCGCTGGTGCAGCACCTCGCGGTCGAGGGTGAGGCTCTCCACGGCGCGGCGGGCGTGGTACAGCACGGTGCCGCCGGGCGTCTCGTACACGCCGCGGGACTTCATGCCCACGAAGCGGTTCTCGACGAGGTCGAGGCGGCCCACGCCGTGCTTCCCGCCAAGTTCGTTCGCCCGCTGGAGCAGCGCGGCGGGGCTCAGCCGCTCGCCACCAATTGCCACCGGATTCCCGGCCTCGAACTCGATCTCCACGTACTCGGGTTCACTGGGGGCCTCGGTGGGGTCGGTGGTCAGCTTGAACATGTGCGCGGGCGGCTCGGCCCACGGGTCTTCGAGGATGCCGCCCTCGTAGGAGATGTGCAGCAGGTTGGCGTCGGTGCTCCAGGGATCCTTCTTGGTGGTGGGCACGGGGATGCCGTGCTCGCGGGCGAAGGTTTCCAGGTCGGCGCGGCCCTGGAACTCCCAGTCGCGCCACGGGGCCACGGTGACGATGTCGGGGTTCAGGGCGTAGGCGGTCATCTCGAAGCGCACCTGGTCGTTGCCCTTGCCGGTCGCGCCGTGCGACACGGCGACCGCGCCCTCCTTCTCGGCGATCTCGACCATCTTCTTGGCGATCAGTGGCCGGGCAATGGACGTGCCGAGCAGGTAGTAGCCCTCGTACAGCGCCGAGGAGCGGAACATGGGGAACACGTAGTCCCGCACGAACTCCTCTTTCAGATCCAGCGCATACGCGGCGACCGCGCCGGTGTTCAGCGCCTTGACGCGCGCCTCCTCCACCTCGTCGCCCTGGCCGAGGTCAGCGGTGAAGCACACGACGTCGTAGTCGCGCTCCGTCTGGAGCCACTTGAGGATGATGCTGGTGTCGAGGCCGCCGGAGTACGCCAGTACGATCTTGTCTTTCGCCATGTCTTCGATTCTCCCCGCTGTGTGTGAAGGCAGCGCAAGACCCCCGGACGCACCACGCCCGGCCTGTCCACGGTGGACGGCCAGGGAGCGTTAACGTCGGGAGGTCAGGGTCTGCATCTGGATGTATGGTTATACGCTTTTCGCGTATAGCTATACACGGAGGGTAGCAGCCGCGCGGGCGGGGGTCAAGAAAACCCGCCCCCGTCAGGCAGGGGCGGGCAGGGATAGCGCGTCGGTCAGGGGAGGCGGTAGTTCAGGCCGATCCGGGCCCCGGTGCCCAGGCTCACGCCGGCCGCGCTCGTACCTCCCACCGTCACCACCGGCCCGATATTGCCCTCGACGAACAGGCTCAGCGGATCGGTGATGTTGTAGCGCAGGCCCAGCGTGCCGTGCGGGTACAGGCCAAAGCCGCCGCCAGCGCCCAGCACCACGCCGGCACCCAGGCCGATGCCGTAGTACGGGGTCAGGCCGCCCAGCGAGGAACCGCTGCCGGTGAAGTCGCCCAGGTAGTCCACGCTGCCGCCGACCGACAGGGCCTTGAAGTTGAAGTTCGTGGCGTCGAGGTTCAGGCCGTAGCGCATGGCGCTGCTGGCCGTCAGGTCGTTCTGGTAGTGCAGGGTCAGGCCGGAACCGACCGAGCCGCCCACGTAGGAGGCCGCCGACGCGGTCGAGACGGCAGTCAGGGCAAGGAGGCCGAGCAGGGTGGTCTTCATGAGAATCAGCATAGGCACGGAACACGCCTCCTGCCAACCCCCGGCCTTTACAAAACCGCGCAGACATGTTCAGGGGACGTTTACGTTGGCACCGCCGTCAGCCGTTCCAGCGCCCGCCCGATGTCGTCCCGGGACTTGCAGAACGCCACGCGCAGCAGCCCCGGCGGCGCGGCGTGCTGCGCGTAGAAGGCCTCGCCGGGAATGACCGCCACACCCGCACGCTCGACGAGCGACTCGGCGCTCCAGCCGGGGCGCAGGGCCGTCAGGAAGTACGTGCCGCGCGGCTCATAGACCGTGGCTCCCAGGTCGCGCAGCCCGCCCGCGAGCAGCGCCATGCGCCCGGCGTACTCCTCGCGCAGCCCGGCGTAGAAGCCCGAATCCCGCGCCACCGGCAGGGACAGCGCCACCGCCGCCTGCAGCGGCGCGGGCGAGCAGAACGACCCCTGCTGCCGGATGCCCGCGACCATGCCCGACAGCCCCGGCGGGCACGCGATCCAGCCCACCCGCCACCCGGTCGCCTCCAGCCGCTTGCCCGCGCTGCCGACCGTGAAGGTGCGCTCCGGCGCGAGGCTCCGCAGGCTGACGGGCCGCTCGCCGAAGTACAGCTCGTCGTACACCTCGTCCGAGACGATCCACAGGTCGTGCGCGCGGGCGAGCGCCACGACCTCCCCCAGTTCCGCCGCGCTGAACACCGTGCCGGTCGGGTTGAAGGGGCTGTTCAGCAGCAGCGCCCGCGTGCGCGGCGTGACCGCTGCCCGCAGGGCCGCCAGATCCAGCGACCACCCGCCCACCGGGTCGAGCGTCATCGGCACCGTCACGGCGTCCGCGCCCGCCAGCCGCGCCTGCGGGAGGTACACGTCGAACACGGGTTCGAGCATCAGCACCTCGTCGCCGGGGCCGTAGAGCGACAGCGCCAGGACGTTCAGCGCCTCGGTCGCGCCGCAGGTGATGACCACGTCCGCGCCGTCCACGCCCAGGTCGGCTCCCACCGCGTCCCGCAGCGCGGGCAGGCCTGCCGGGGCCGAGTACTGGTCCACCGTGCCCACCGCGCGCCGGGCCGCGTCCAGCAGGAAGTCGGGCGGCGCGTCGGCCGGGAAGCCCTGGCCGAGGTTCACCGCGCCGTACTGCGCGGCGAGGCGGCTCATGCGGGCGAACACACTTTCCTGCGAGGCCAGGGCACGGGACAGCAGCTGGGGCATGCGTGCAGTGTGGACCTGCCGCGCCCACGCTGCCCGCAGCGGATCAGACGACCCCGCACCGGGACACCACGCCGGGCCGACGTGAACCCATGTCCAACCCCCGGCGGGTACGCTGCGGGAGCACCACAGTCCAGTTCCCCAGGAGGAGCCCGCCATGATCAAGCTCACGGTGCTGTACGGCACGCCCACCGACCCCGCCGCCTTCGACGCGTACTACCACGGCACGCACCTGCCGCTGGTCCATCCCATCCCTGGCCTGCGCCGCGCCGAGGTCGCCCGCGTGGTCGGCACGCCGGACGGCAGCGCGCCCGCGCACCACCTGATCGCCGAGCTGTACTTCGACGACCTGGCCGCGTTCCAGGCGGGCATGGGCGGCCCCGAGGGGCAGGCCGCGGCCGCCGACATCCCGAACTTCGCCACGGGCGGCGCGACCCTGCTGATCAGCGAGGTGCTGGGCTGATCAGCAGGGTGCTGGGCTCCTAGCGTTCCGCGCCGGCCCCCCTGGCGGACGAGCGCCCGGCCCGCGCGAGCAGCGCCAGCGTGGGCAGGCGCACCGCAGCAGCCAGCGCCAGCGCGGCGCGCACGCCCCACACGTTCCCCGCCAGCCCGAACAGCGGCCCGCAGCTGACCTGCCCCAGCGCGTCGGCCTGCGCGGCGAAGGAGTTCACGGTGGCGCGCGACCCCGGCGCGAGGCCGTGGTTCAGCCACGCGGCGTACAGCGGCGAGTACAGGCCGCGCAGCACGCCGTGCACGAGCAGCGCGGCGGCCGCCCACCCGAAGCCCGGCGCGAATGCGAAGGCCAACAGCGCCCCCACCGAGCCGGCCAGCACAACCCGCAGCGTGCGCGCCACCCGCCGCGCGTCACCCAGGTCGAGGCGGCGGCGCAGCGGCTCGATCACTGCCCAGCCGACCACGGCCCCCGCGAGACTCAGGGCCACGAACCAGTCGGACGTCCCCAGCGTCACGCCGCCCAGCGCGGCGGGCAGACCGGTCTCGCGCAGCAGCAGGAACTCGTGCAGGCGGTCGATCGCCTCGGTGCTCGCGCCGTACAGCCCGGCCGCCACGATCAGGGTGCCCAGAAAGGCGCTGCCGCGTACGGCTTTCGCTCCGTCCCTCAGGGGCGCGCTCAGGGCCGCCCACGTGGAGCGCTCCTCCCGCGCGGCGGGGCGGAAGCCGGTCTCGGGCATGCGCAGCGCGAGGTACGCCCCGACGAGCAGCGCCGCCCCCCCGCCCGCGAGCGTCGCAGCGGCCGGGCCGCCCCAGCGCGCCAGCAGCGCCGCGCCGAGCACGCCCGCGATCCCCGCCACGCGCCCGTACTGCCCGCCCAGCAGCAGCGCCCCGCCCAGGCGCTCCTCGCCGAGCTCGTCGGCCAGCCACGCCTGCTGCGCGCCGCTCAGGCAGGTGTACCCCGCCGCGCTGACCACCTGCGCGGCCACGATCACCCCGAACACCGGAAACGAGCCCACCAGCAGCAGCCCCACGCCCAGCAGCGCGCAGCCCAGCACGATCGACAGCCGGCGCGAATACACGTCCGCCAGGACGCCGGTGGGCACCTCCAGCATGAAGGCCGCGCCCTCCAGCGCCGCGCCGATGAGCAGCAGCTGCAGGGGCGAGAGGCCCACCACCTGCACGAAATACACGCCCTGGAGCGTGAACGCCAGGGCAAACGCGAAGGCCAGACCGGCCTCCATGACGAGAAAGACCCGCAGCGGATGGCGGGATGAACGATCGGACATGGGGTTCCTCGGGGAGATCACGCGGGGCCGCAGGGCCACCACGGCAGGGCGGAGCGACACGGATCACCGACCGACCCCCACAGCCGCCCC from Deinococcus sp. AB2017081 encodes the following:
- a CDS encoding class I SAM-dependent RNA methyltransferase; the encoded protein is MSEPLITLEIEKLVAGGLGLARDDSGVVLVRGALPGERVTVTLRTGKGVRQGRVQEVLRRSPDRVDGPSLPTADLAHAAYDAQLVYKRGFVEEALTRIGKLRHDVGDTVPSPEAWHYRNTAQYLITPHGLGYRERRSSDAQVVLDDPLVMARITEVVQKLDPLRLDPATEVAFRASRRTGEVVAALIGAGEPKVYLRASDHLMDAGVVGVSLAVPAGRRFSAGVQLIAGESEIQEDFGDVQLGISATGFAQVNPPAAALAYRSAAGLAGTGDHAVDLYGGTGAIGRHLAPHFRRVTVLDTDPEALARGRRDLASAPLKNLKFRQGDAALLGEIGADVVVVDPPRAGLDDAARDQLQDSTADRLVYVSCDPATWARDVGDLVRRGWRLGTVTPHDFYPQTSHVEIVSVLDR
- a CDS encoding response regulator transcription factor, which translates into the protein MTTPDARPTAPSVLVVEDDPGIREYLLLGLHYEGFRVRTAATGSEALAEAGREEPDVLLLDVMLPGLDGFAVLRALRERSQVPVLMLTARDGVDDRIAGLTGGADDYLVKPFHFGELVARVHALLRRTQPERGRTLGYADVTLDTELREATRAGRPLELSPRALGLLEALLRHPERALSKSLLLDTVWGPSFLGDDNIVEVYVRQLRRALGDPELIHTVRGVGYALRLRGT
- a CDS encoding sensor histidine kinase — translated: MTLRARLLALLVVVLLAAFGLAGTAVTLGVRASAWAQAEQTVTRALAGVNLAGAGVDGQDTRLGVWYRRLSEEALGLRTRGTLILPDGRTYGTDSGSDAVDAAAVARARRDGQAVSGITRLVSTPGGTVLALDVPRAEVDGLARRTAGIFAGVAAVTLLLATVGAWWLLGVGLRPVRVMARRAEDLHPAGVAGADLGARLPLPGPHDEVRSLAESLNRLLARLEDSVSRLRTEEARTRAFAADASHELRTPLAAIAGSLEVLERAGDDPDVRGRLHATLRRETRRATRLVEDLLTLTRLDAGAGLRLEVLEPWPLLLETTEAARHLAPHLTLEVQAAPDMRRARVTADRTRLEGAVWNLLRNAMTATPAGGSVNVTLDGDPTTVRIAVRNPARLPDEFRARMFDRFARGPDAPPGGVGLGLAIVQATARAHGGDVAVTQHPDDLEVSITLPRASP
- a CDS encoding N-acetyltransferase, with product MTLLGLDSIAVPDVHPDAPLTARKAKLSDIDAIHELIGYWAARGQMLVRSRSLLAETIRDFHLIFAEPHEGRPGGLAGVCGLHLLAPDLAEVRGLAIHPNLQGRGLGRQLVAACEAEARAIDLPALFAWTYQQSFFEKCGFTRIDKTNLHPKVWSECQRCAFFENCNEIAMHRDLTVG
- a CDS encoding GNAT family N-acetyltransferase yields the protein MTMTQEHIRLAQSADKDTVTRVFHEAGLDTDATLAEGTTYWVLERGDQAVGAIGLEHGDGVSLLRGAAVIPSARGGGLGRRLVMSAIEYAQGRGDRAIYMFSKGGDWGTFGFTQVPLAVVMGEVPDAPQVQAYRDRGDRPGGTTWMRELSAS
- a CDS encoding GNAT family N-acetyltransferase — encoded protein: MTDAVTLTDMHVKLREARPEDFDIIRDLLTRCGLTTGSVTSEGCTYWIADLDGVPGGCIGLEHGPGVSLIRSTAVVPEARNQGLGRALVTSALTQASLLGNRAVYLFSEEAGNYWRRFDFVPSTPDEIIAAMPAAPQVVSGLTKGWIHAEQAWKRTLVGDGAA
- the argH gene encoding argininosuccinate lyase; its protein translation is MTTNTQDKKLWGGRFAEATDGLVELFNASVGFDQRLAEQDIRGSLAHVAMLGQVGILDSGEVAQITDGLNAVLADICAGNFEWRLDREDVHMNVEAALRDRIGPVAGKLHTARSRNDQVAVDFRLFTKEAALDLAGKTRALRAVMLAEAEKHLAAEVILPGYTHLQVAQPILLSHWFMAYVAMLERDEGRFRDAAARMDESPLGSSALAGTPWPIDRHATAAALGFARPTANSLDGVGSRDFALEFLSACAILSAHLSRLSEELILYSTFEFGFLTLPDSHTTGSSIMPQKKNPDVSELARGKAGRVFGNLMGLLTVVKGTPLAYNKDLQEDKEGVFDSYDTLSIVLRLYAEMMPKTVWHAKVTEAAAARGYSTATDVADFLARQGVPFREAHEVVGGLVGTASRSGRQLWELTDDELRAAHPLLNAEVAQALTVQESVKNRASFGGTSPERVREAIENARGALKP
- a CDS encoding GNAT family N-acetyltransferase, with product MTLRPVNRDDIPHFHAVMMAAGMDPRSSWSRTTPADLERSLFSPGSGGFLALGGRGEAVGCVGYRPDGEHTLTLNKLATRPDARGTGLGRALVWQVEHVARAGGYGRVLLAVSQFNLDVLPFYEKLGYVVSGDTYAHANPSSPPPVVLVKPISAPLSEGRGAGGEGSRPQPTEDTT